A stretch of the Sorangium aterium genome encodes the following:
- a CDS encoding aldehyde dehydrogenase family protein: protein MGQVVSERPIGGNGSGPGMNGHGGGAIRSYAPATGELLGEAPNTSAEEVRAAVARARRAQEAWGALPVEERCQRVLRFRDAIVDRTDEIVDLLSRECGKPRHEALLHEVLVAADMATYFAQVAPKALEPHEIKLHLFKHRRSWVHYVPRGVVGVISPWNFPFQLALRDVLSAIVAGNAAVLKPSEVTPLIALKQKEIWDGAGMPEDLFQVVTGYGPTGAALIDSGIQMLLFTGSVGTGRKVAAACGERLIPCVMELGGKAPLIACADADIERTAQAIVFGGFANAGQVCVAVERVYAHREIHDRLLERTVEITKGLNQGDPGKEFVDVGAIIFPPQIDVAERHIKDAVDKGATVKAGGKRAPGQGQFFEPTVLAGCDHAMTVMTEEIFGPVVPFMQVATEEEAIRLANESHLGLNAYVFSEDTDHARRLAERLQAGSVLVNDVLMNGALPDAPFGGVKQSGFGRVMGEDGLRQMCDVKHINADRIALGSKDPTWFPYTASSYSWFKRGMRALFSSGSFLRRIGELF from the coding sequence ATGGGTCAGGTGGTGAGCGAGCGCCCGATCGGGGGCAACGGCAGCGGTCCTGGCATGAACGGGCACGGGGGCGGGGCGATCCGCAGCTACGCGCCCGCGACCGGGGAGCTCCTTGGAGAGGCCCCGAACACGAGCGCCGAGGAGGTGCGGGCCGCGGTCGCCCGGGCGCGGCGCGCGCAGGAGGCGTGGGGCGCGCTGCCCGTGGAGGAGCGCTGCCAGCGGGTCCTGCGCTTCCGCGACGCCATCGTCGATCGGACGGACGAGATCGTCGATCTGCTCTCGCGCGAGTGCGGCAAGCCGCGCCACGAGGCGCTCTTGCACGAGGTCCTTGTCGCGGCCGACATGGCGACGTACTTCGCGCAGGTCGCCCCGAAGGCGCTCGAGCCGCACGAGATCAAGCTCCACCTCTTCAAGCACCGGCGCAGCTGGGTCCACTACGTCCCCCGCGGCGTGGTCGGCGTGATCTCGCCGTGGAACTTCCCGTTCCAGCTCGCGCTGCGCGACGTGCTCTCGGCGATCGTCGCCGGCAACGCCGCCGTGCTCAAGCCGAGCGAGGTGACGCCGCTCATCGCGCTCAAGCAGAAGGAGATCTGGGACGGCGCGGGCATGCCCGAGGATCTCTTCCAGGTCGTCACCGGCTACGGGCCGACCGGCGCGGCGCTCATCGACAGCGGCATCCAGATGCTCCTGTTCACCGGCAGCGTCGGCACCGGCAGGAAGGTCGCCGCCGCCTGCGGCGAGCGCCTGATCCCGTGCGTGATGGAGCTCGGCGGCAAGGCGCCGCTCATTGCCTGCGCGGACGCGGACATCGAGCGCACGGCGCAGGCGATCGTCTTCGGCGGCTTCGCGAACGCCGGGCAGGTGTGCGTCGCGGTGGAGCGGGTCTATGCGCACCGAGAGATCCACGACCGGCTGCTCGAGCGGACCGTCGAGATCACGAAGGGGCTGAACCAGGGCGATCCGGGCAAGGAGTTCGTCGACGTGGGGGCGATCATTTTCCCGCCGCAGATCGACGTCGCCGAGCGGCACATCAAGGACGCTGTCGACAAGGGGGCGACCGTGAAGGCCGGCGGCAAGCGCGCGCCGGGGCAGGGCCAGTTCTTCGAGCCGACGGTCCTCGCCGGCTGCGATCACGCGATGACGGTGATGACCGAGGAGATCTTCGGGCCGGTCGTGCCCTTCATGCAGGTCGCGACCGAGGAGGAGGCGATCCGCCTCGCGAACGAGTCGCACCTCGGCCTCAACGCCTATGTCTTCTCGGAGGACACCGATCACGCCCGCCGGCTCGCCGAGCGCCTGCAGGCCGGCAGCGTGCTGGTGAACGACGTGCTCATGAACGGCGCCCTCCCCGACGCGCCGTTCGGCGGCGTCAAGCAGAGCGGCTTTGGCCGGGTGATGGGCGAGGACGGGCTCCGGCAGATGTGCGACGTCAAGCACATCAACGCGGACCGCATCGCGCTGGGATCGAAGGACCCGACCTGGTTCCCCTACACCGCGTCGTCGTACAGCTGGTTCAAGCGGGGCATGCGCGCGCTCTTCTCGAGCGGCAGCTTCCTCCGGCGCATCGGGGAGCTCTTCTAG
- the mgtE gene encoding magnesium transporter yields the protein MSDDRLTAAELGEIWAVLSPEERADGVEHLERGEAHSFFLGLAEQEQAAVLLAMKAGERRLWMRLLAPDDAADVIQLVPQELRASLLEMLDEPTRREVAALMAYAEDEAGGLMSPRFARLRPDMRVGEAIRYLQRQAQAKLETIYYAYVLDQEQRLLGVVSFRDLITARSDKALSEVMRRDVISVPDTLDQEAVARVIAQHDLNAIPVVDAEGRIKGIVTVDDIVDVVQSAATEDIQKLGGMEALDTPYMKTGMVALVKKRAGWLSALFLGEMLTASAMGHYEDEIARAVVLALFVPLIISSGGNSGSQATTLIIRAMALGEVTIKDWWSIVRRELTAGLSLGLILATIGLVRILVWQAIFHTYGEHYLQVAATVAASLVGIVAWGTLAGAMLPFVIRRLGFDPASASAPFVATLVDVSGLVIYFNVAQVILQGSLL from the coding sequence ATGTCCGACGACCGTCTTACCGCCGCAGAGCTCGGCGAGATCTGGGCGGTGCTGTCCCCCGAAGAGCGCGCCGACGGCGTCGAGCACCTCGAGCGGGGCGAGGCGCACAGCTTCTTCCTCGGCCTCGCCGAGCAGGAGCAGGCCGCCGTCCTCCTCGCGATGAAGGCCGGCGAGCGCAGGCTCTGGATGCGGCTCCTCGCGCCCGACGACGCCGCGGACGTGATCCAGCTCGTTCCCCAGGAGCTCCGCGCCTCGCTCCTGGAGATGCTGGACGAGCCGACGCGGCGCGAGGTCGCGGCGCTCATGGCGTACGCCGAGGATGAGGCCGGCGGGCTCATGAGCCCACGGTTCGCGCGGCTGCGGCCCGACATGAGGGTCGGAGAGGCGATCCGGTACCTCCAGCGGCAGGCCCAGGCGAAGCTCGAGACCATCTACTACGCGTACGTGCTCGACCAGGAGCAGCGGCTCCTGGGCGTGGTGTCCTTCCGGGACCTCATCACCGCGCGCAGCGACAAGGCCCTGTCCGAGGTCATGCGGCGGGACGTCATCTCGGTGCCCGATACGCTGGACCAGGAGGCGGTCGCGCGCGTCATCGCGCAGCATGACCTCAACGCGATTCCGGTCGTCGACGCCGAGGGCCGGATCAAGGGCATCGTCACCGTCGACGACATCGTCGACGTCGTCCAGAGCGCGGCGACCGAGGACATCCAGAAGCTCGGCGGCATGGAGGCGCTCGACACGCCCTACATGAAGACCGGCATGGTCGCCCTGGTGAAGAAGCGCGCCGGCTGGCTCTCGGCGCTCTTCCTCGGCGAGATGCTCACCGCGAGCGCGATGGGGCATTACGAGGACGAGATCGCGAGGGCGGTCGTGCTCGCGCTCTTCGTTCCGCTCATCATCTCGAGCGGCGGCAACTCCGGATCCCAGGCGACGACGCTGATCATCCGCGCGATGGCGCTCGGCGAGGTCACCATCAAGGACTGGTGGAGCATCGTCCGCCGCGAGCTCACCGCCGGCCTCTCGCTCGGCCTCATCCTCGCCACGATCGGCCTGGTCCGCATCCTCGTGTGGCAGGCCATCTTCCACACGTACGGCGAGCACTACCTGCAGGTGGCCGCCACCGTCGCCGCGAGCCTGGTCGGCATCGTCGCGTGGGGGACGCTCGCCGGCGCGATGCTGCCCTTCGTGATCCGCCGGCTGGGATTCGACCCGGCCAGCGCGTCCGCGCCGTTCGTCGCGACCCTCGTCGACGTCTCCGGGCTCGTCATCTACTTCAACGTCGCGCAGGTCATCCTCCAGGGGAGCCTGCTGTGA
- the lon gene encoding endopeptidase La — translation MSQLRSGASAPRSPFPLLPLRTGVLFPGTVLTLPVGRPRSVALLNAVHAGDVIGVIAQRDPKREDPRREDLHDIGTFARVVDISRVSNGYRLVIEGLDRFALSALVETEPTWRAEGTLAPEFLGDAEEARLLAASLRERAREVGPKTGTNLAEIAATSRAEPGVFADQVAGALGLPTEKEMEVLSELRVVPRLQRVAGLLAEASALADLKKKIDGDVRRELGKGQREAILREQLRAIQKELAGGEEGEDELSALRRRLDEAGLPEEARAVADRELRRLDSVGPQSAEHNVIRTYLEWIADLPWSARAEVKDDLDAVKAKLDEDHRGLDDVKRRILEHMAVLKLTGKARATILCFAGPPGVGKTSLGQSIADATGRPFVRISLGGVHDEAELRGHRRTYVGALPGRIVHALKKAKVRNPIVLLDEVDKLGAGWRGSPEAALLEVLDPEQNRTFVDHYLELPFDLSEVVFLCTVNDLGALSAPLRDRLEVIELSGYTPDEKIAIARSHLVPKQLKEHAIDPASLSITDEALAAIVRDYTREAGVRQLGREIKKLCRAVALEIARAADGKAPRVVVEASNLGTYLGKIRFFSDVAERTSVAGVATGLAWTPVGGDILFIETSRMPGKGRVEITGQLGDVMKESAKAALTYVRSHAVELGVDTAKLEAEDLHIHVPAGGVPKDGPSAGVTMFTALTSLLSGRRVRSDTAMTGECTLRGRVLPVGGIKSKVLAAHRAGITRVILPQKNARDAEEIPKEVRAELELIFVEDMSQVIAAALEEAPIEAAAPGGAAGAAAGEPAAAA, via the coding sequence ATGAGCCAGCTTCGCAGCGGCGCCAGCGCGCCTCGTTCCCCTTTTCCCCTGCTCCCGCTCCGCACCGGCGTCCTCTTTCCCGGCACCGTGCTCACGCTCCCGGTGGGTCGCCCCCGCTCGGTGGCGCTGCTCAACGCCGTCCACGCCGGCGACGTGATCGGCGTCATCGCGCAGCGCGATCCGAAGCGCGAGGATCCGCGGCGCGAGGACCTCCACGACATCGGCACGTTCGCCCGGGTCGTCGACATCTCGCGCGTCTCGAACGGCTACCGGCTGGTGATCGAGGGGCTCGATCGCTTCGCGCTCTCGGCCCTGGTCGAGACCGAGCCGACGTGGCGGGCCGAGGGCACGCTCGCGCCCGAGTTCCTCGGCGACGCCGAGGAGGCGCGCCTGCTCGCGGCGTCGCTGCGCGAGCGCGCCCGGGAGGTCGGCCCGAAGACGGGGACCAACCTCGCCGAGATCGCCGCGACGAGCCGGGCGGAGCCGGGCGTCTTCGCGGATCAGGTCGCCGGTGCGCTCGGCCTGCCCACCGAAAAGGAGATGGAGGTGCTCTCCGAGCTCCGGGTGGTGCCGCGGCTCCAGCGGGTCGCCGGCCTGCTCGCCGAGGCGTCCGCGCTGGCGGACCTGAAGAAGAAGATCGACGGCGACGTGCGGCGCGAGCTCGGCAAGGGCCAGCGCGAGGCGATCCTCCGCGAGCAGCTCCGGGCCATCCAGAAGGAGCTCGCGGGCGGCGAGGAGGGCGAGGACGAGCTGTCGGCCCTCCGGCGGCGCCTCGACGAGGCCGGGCTCCCCGAGGAGGCGCGCGCGGTCGCCGATCGGGAGCTCCGCCGGCTCGACTCGGTCGGCCCGCAGAGCGCGGAGCACAACGTGATCCGCACGTACCTCGAGTGGATCGCGGACCTGCCGTGGAGCGCGAGGGCGGAGGTGAAGGACGACCTCGACGCGGTGAAGGCGAAGCTCGACGAGGATCATCGCGGCCTCGACGACGTGAAGCGCCGCATCCTGGAGCACATGGCGGTGCTCAAGCTGACCGGGAAGGCGCGCGCGACGATCCTGTGCTTCGCGGGCCCGCCCGGCGTGGGCAAGACCTCGCTCGGCCAGTCGATCGCCGACGCCACGGGCCGCCCGTTCGTGCGCATCTCGCTCGGCGGGGTGCACGACGAGGCGGAGCTGCGCGGCCACCGGCGGACGTACGTCGGCGCGCTGCCCGGCCGGATCGTGCACGCGCTGAAGAAGGCCAAGGTGAGGAACCCGATCGTGCTCCTCGACGAGGTCGACAAGCTGGGCGCCGGGTGGCGGGGCTCGCCCGAGGCGGCGCTCCTGGAGGTGCTCGATCCGGAGCAGAACCGGACGTTCGTCGACCACTACCTGGAGCTCCCGTTCGATCTGTCGGAGGTCGTCTTCCTCTGCACGGTGAACGATCTCGGCGCGCTCTCGGCGCCGCTCCGGGACCGGCTCGAGGTCATCGAGCTGTCCGGCTACACGCCGGACGAGAAGATCGCGATCGCGCGGTCGCACCTCGTCCCGAAGCAGCTCAAGGAGCACGCGATCGACCCGGCGTCGCTGTCGATCACGGACGAGGCGCTCGCGGCGATCGTGCGTGACTACACGCGCGAGGCCGGGGTGCGGCAGCTCGGCCGGGAGATCAAGAAGCTCTGCCGGGCGGTCGCGCTGGAGATCGCGCGCGCGGCGGACGGCAAGGCGCCGCGCGTGGTGGTCGAGGCGAGCAATCTCGGGACGTACCTCGGCAAGATCCGGTTCTTCAGCGACGTGGCGGAGCGGACGAGCGTCGCTGGTGTTGCGACAGGGCTCGCCTGGACGCCGGTGGGCGGGGACATCCTGTTCATCGAGACGTCGCGGATGCCGGGGAAGGGGAGGGTCGAGATCACGGGCCAGCTCGGCGACGTGATGAAGGAGTCGGCGAAGGCGGCGCTCACCTATGTGCGCAGCCACGCGGTCGAGCTCGGCGTCGACACGGCGAAGCTCGAGGCCGAGGACCTGCACATCCACGTCCCTGCGGGCGGCGTGCCCAAGGACGGGCCGTCCGCGGGCGTGACGATGTTCACGGCGCTGACGTCGCTCCTCTCCGGGCGACGGGTTCGCTCGGACACGGCGATGACGGGCGAGTGCACGCTGCGCGGGCGGGTGCTGCCGGTCGGCGGGATCAAGTCCAAGGTGCTGGCGGCGCACCGCGCGGGGATCACGCGGGTCATCCTGCCGCAGAAGAACGCGCGCGACGCTGAGGAGATCCCGAAGGAGGTGCGGGCCGAGCTGGAGCTCATCTTCGTGGAGGACATGAGCCAGGTGATCGCGGCGGCGCTGGAGGAGGCGCCGATCGAGGCCGCGGCTCCGGGCGGCGCGGCGGGGGCGGCGGCGGGAGAGCCGGCGGCGGCCGCGTAG
- the glgB gene encoding 1,4-alpha-glucan branching protein GlgB: protein MLEQRELDLIAAVEHPDPHHVLGAHEDEDDLVVRVFRPDATEIAVVPADPRLRKQPMERVHPAGLFEARFSGVSYPADGRFRYQLELRFADGNSSVELDPYSMPPTLGDIDRHLLAEGRHWELYRVLGAHVREVDGVSGTSFAVWAPNARRVSVIGDFNQWDGRRHAMRRMGEGFWEIFIPGLGEGALYKYEIKTPEGHITVKTDPVAQAMELRPATASRVYTSRYSFQDGDWMQERGKLDSRKKPITIYEVHAGSWRRVPGDGPPYEGGMRWMTYRELADHLVEYVAELGFTHIELMPVMEHPFDGSWGYQVAGYFAPTSRFGDPDDLRYFIDRCHQRGIGVILDWTPAHFPKDAWALGRFDGTALYEHLDPRLGEHREWNTYIFNYGRHEVRNFLVANALYWLDEFHIDGLRVDAVASMLYLDYAAQGGDWVPNRYGGRENIEAIDFIRELSNRVHERCPGAILCAEESTAWPSVTHATYVGGLGFDFKWNMGWMHDTLDFFKHEPIHRAFHYHQLTFGLIYAFSEKFLLPLSHDEVVHLKRALLSKMPGDYWQMLANLRALYGYMWAHPGKKLLFMGGEIGQFAEWSEKTELDWGLLSVPEHAGLKRLVTEINALYKKYPAMYELDDEHHGFRWIDCTDHMQTVISFIRYGDGAGDQMSPSGTHVVFIGNFTPVPRHSYRIGVPRRGAYLEVLNTDAVQYGGSGVGNLGRVQVEDVPSHGFPQSIVLSLPPLGVLWLVPEHDAPG from the coding sequence ATGTTGGAACAACGAGAACTCGATCTCATCGCGGCAGTCGAGCATCCGGATCCGCACCACGTGCTCGGCGCGCACGAAGACGAGGACGACCTGGTGGTCCGCGTCTTTCGACCGGACGCCACCGAGATCGCGGTGGTCCCGGCCGACCCCAGGCTCCGGAAGCAGCCGATGGAGCGCGTCCACCCCGCGGGCCTCTTCGAGGCGCGCTTCTCCGGCGTGTCCTACCCCGCGGACGGACGCTTCAGGTACCAGCTCGAGCTCCGCTTCGCGGACGGCAACTCCTCGGTGGAGCTCGACCCGTACTCCATGCCGCCGACGCTCGGGGACATCGATCGCCACCTCCTGGCCGAGGGGCGGCACTGGGAGCTCTACCGCGTCCTCGGCGCGCACGTGCGCGAGGTGGACGGGGTCTCCGGGACGTCGTTCGCCGTCTGGGCCCCGAACGCGCGGCGGGTGAGCGTCATCGGCGACTTCAACCAATGGGACGGCCGCCGCCACGCGATGCGCCGGATGGGCGAGGGCTTCTGGGAGATCTTCATCCCGGGCCTCGGCGAGGGCGCGCTCTACAAGTACGAGATCAAGACGCCGGAGGGGCACATCACGGTGAAGACCGATCCCGTCGCCCAGGCGATGGAGCTCCGGCCGGCCACCGCCTCGCGCGTCTACACGAGCCGCTACTCGTTCCAGGACGGCGACTGGATGCAGGAGCGCGGCAAGCTCGACTCCCGCAAGAAGCCGATCACGATCTACGAGGTCCACGCCGGCTCCTGGCGGCGCGTTCCGGGCGACGGCCCGCCGTACGAGGGCGGGATGCGCTGGATGACGTACCGCGAGCTCGCCGATCACCTCGTCGAGTACGTGGCCGAGCTCGGCTTCACGCACATCGAGCTCATGCCGGTCATGGAGCACCCCTTCGACGGATCGTGGGGCTACCAGGTGGCGGGCTACTTCGCCCCGACCAGCCGCTTCGGCGATCCCGACGACCTCCGCTACTTCATCGACCGCTGCCACCAGCGGGGGATCGGCGTGATCCTCGACTGGACCCCCGCGCACTTCCCGAAGGACGCGTGGGCGCTCGGGCGGTTCGACGGCACGGCGCTCTACGAGCACCTCGATCCGCGCCTCGGCGAGCACCGCGAGTGGAACACGTACATCTTCAACTACGGCCGCCACGAGGTGCGGAACTTCCTTGTGGCCAACGCGCTTTACTGGCTCGACGAGTTCCACATCGACGGCCTGCGGGTCGACGCCGTCGCCTCGATGCTCTACCTCGACTACGCCGCGCAGGGCGGCGACTGGGTGCCGAACCGGTATGGCGGCCGCGAGAACATCGAGGCCATCGACTTCATCCGGGAGCTGTCGAACCGGGTGCACGAGCGCTGTCCGGGCGCGATCCTCTGCGCGGAGGAGTCCACCGCCTGGCCGTCGGTGACCCACGCGACGTACGTCGGCGGGCTCGGCTTCGACTTCAAGTGGAACATGGGGTGGATGCACGACACGCTCGACTTCTTCAAGCACGAGCCCATCCACCGCGCCTTCCACTACCACCAGCTCACGTTCGGGCTCATCTATGCCTTCTCCGAGAAGTTCCTCCTGCCGCTGAGCCACGACGAGGTCGTGCACCTCAAGCGGGCGCTGCTCTCGAAGATGCCCGGCGACTACTGGCAGATGCTGGCGAACCTGCGCGCGCTCTACGGCTACATGTGGGCGCACCCGGGCAAGAAGCTGCTCTTCATGGGCGGCGAGATCGGTCAGTTCGCCGAGTGGAGCGAGAAGACGGAGCTCGACTGGGGCCTGCTCTCGGTGCCCGAGCACGCCGGGCTCAAGCGGCTCGTGACGGAGATCAACGCGCTCTACAAGAAGTATCCGGCGATGTACGAGCTCGACGACGAGCACCACGGCTTCCGGTGGATCGACTGCACTGACCACATGCAGACCGTGATCTCGTTCATCCGCTACGGCGACGGCGCGGGAGATCAGATGTCGCCCTCGGGCACGCACGTCGTGTTCATCGGCAACTTCACGCCGGTCCCGCGCCATTCGTACCGGATCGGCGTCCCGCGGCGCGGCGCCTACCTGGAGGTGCTCAACACCGATGCGGTCCAGTACGGCGGCAGCGGCGTTGGCAACCTGGGTCGCGTCCAGGTCGAGGACGTCCCCAGCCACGGGTTCCCGCAATCCATCGTGCTGTCGCTCCCGCCGCTCGGGGTGCTCTGGCTCGTCCCCGAGCACGACGCGCCGGGT
- a CDS encoding FAD-dependent monooxygenase: MEILISGASIAGPVLAYWLKRHGFRPTVVERAPTLRKTGGHAVDLFRPAMDIVERMGVLARVEAKKTGTERMTLLREGVQRQVDVDVGRLMHAVSDRHVEIMRDDLSEIFHDATRDDVEYVFGDSIASLAEDEAGVDVTFERGAPRRFDLVIGADGLHSNVRRLVFGEERQFARFIGAYLAVISIPNYLQLHDHAVVLGGVGRMAAIYGSHTIDDARAVFLFRSPRELDVHHRDVARQKQLLREAFAGAGWEVPRLMAELDRTPAFYFDSITQLRMDSWSRGRVTLTGDAGYSPGPAVGGSTSLAVVGAYVLAGELAAAGGDHARAFQACERKLADYVRRSRVFALNAARRLVPGSQFELWALAQIGRLVSVAPRGVSRALAKLSSHGVRLHDSIALNEYARAPTAVRQPAVLAGGP; this comes from the coding sequence ATGGAGATCCTCATTTCGGGGGCCAGCATCGCCGGTCCGGTGCTGGCCTACTGGCTCAAGCGGCACGGGTTTCGGCCGACGGTGGTGGAGCGCGCGCCGACGCTGCGCAAGACGGGCGGCCACGCGGTGGATCTGTTTCGGCCGGCGATGGACATCGTCGAGCGGATGGGCGTGCTGGCGCGGGTCGAGGCCAAGAAGACGGGCACCGAGCGCATGACGCTGCTGCGCGAGGGGGTGCAAAGGCAGGTCGACGTCGACGTCGGCCGGCTGATGCACGCGGTGTCCGACCGCCACGTCGAGATCATGCGCGACGATCTCAGCGAGATCTTCCACGACGCGACCCGGGACGATGTCGAGTACGTGTTCGGCGACTCGATCGCCTCGCTCGCCGAGGACGAGGCCGGTGTCGACGTGACGTTCGAGCGCGGCGCGCCGCGGCGCTTCGATCTGGTGATCGGCGCCGACGGGCTGCACTCGAACGTGCGGCGGCTGGTGTTCGGCGAGGAGCGGCAGTTCGCGCGTTTCATCGGCGCCTACCTCGCGGTGATCTCGATCCCCAACTACTTGCAGCTGCACGACCACGCGGTCGTGCTCGGCGGGGTCGGGCGGATGGCGGCGATCTATGGCTCGCACACGATCGACGACGCGCGCGCGGTGTTCCTGTTCCGCAGCCCGCGCGAGCTCGACGTCCACCACCGAGACGTCGCGCGGCAGAAGCAATTGCTGCGCGAGGCGTTTGCCGGGGCCGGCTGGGAGGTGCCGCGGCTGATGGCCGAGCTCGATCGGACCCCGGCGTTCTACTTCGACTCGATCACGCAGCTGCGCATGGACTCGTGGTCACGCGGGCGCGTCACCCTGACCGGCGACGCCGGCTATTCGCCGGGGCCGGCGGTCGGCGGCAGCACCAGCCTCGCGGTGGTGGGCGCCTATGTCCTCGCCGGTGAGCTGGCCGCGGCCGGCGGCGACCACGCGCGCGCGTTCCAGGCCTGCGAGCGCAAGCTGGCCGACTACGTGCGCCGCAGCCGGGTGTTCGCGCTGAACGCCGCCAGGCGCCTGGTCCCGGGTAGCCAGTTCGAGCTGTGGGCGCTGGCGCAGATCGGCCGCCTGGTCAGCGTGGCGCCGCGCGGGGTGTCGCGCGCGCTGGCCAAGCTGAGCAGCCATGGGGTCCGGCTGCACGACTCGATCGCGCTCAACGAGTACGCGCGCGCGCCGACGGCGGTCCGCCAGCCTGCTGTCCTCGCGGGCGGGCCGTGA
- a CDS encoding TetR/AcrR family transcriptional regulator: MTRARPSDTKARIQAVARELFARQGVQRTSLREIADHLGITKPALYYHFDSRESLVASIVEPLLADVDAFIAEREGGPQPDPRVLLADYFDLLHRHRDTLTMVVRDLATLAYLDLGMRMIEWRRRLMRLLIGPRPSLAARARAVVAIGGLSDCVIEFTDVPMEKVKSLAVEAALAALGPTS, from the coding sequence GTGACCCGAGCCCGGCCCTCCGACACCAAGGCGCGAATCCAGGCGGTGGCGCGCGAGCTGTTCGCGCGCCAGGGAGTCCAGCGGACCAGCCTGCGCGAGATCGCCGATCACCTCGGCATCACCAAGCCTGCGCTCTACTACCACTTCGACTCGCGCGAATCGCTGGTCGCCAGCATCGTCGAGCCGCTGCTCGCGGACGTGGACGCGTTCATCGCCGAGCGCGAGGGCGGCCCGCAGCCTGACCCCCGCGTCCTGCTCGCCGACTACTTCGATCTCCTGCACCGCCACCGCGACACCCTCACGATGGTGGTCCGCGACCTCGCAACGCTCGCCTACCTCGACCTCGGCATGCGCATGATCGAGTGGCGCCGCCGCCTGATGCGCCTTCTCATCGGCCCCCGCCCCTCGCTCGCCGCCCGCGCCCGCGCCGTCGTCGCCATCGGCGGCCTCTCCGACTGCGTCATCGAGTTCACCGACGTACCGATGGAGAAGGTCAAGTCGCTCGCCGTCGAGGCCGCCTTGGCCGCCCTCGGACCAACGTCATGA